One window of Mesorhizobium sp. PAMC28654 genomic DNA carries:
- a CDS encoding GNAT family N-acetyltransferase translates to MAERSHILYASEPALDAAEFRRVLIESGLGETRPIDDEARLKTMLSGANLVLTARLDIAGKPLVGVARGITDFSWVCYISELAVSGSAQGLGIGKGLLNEARLQLGPSVAISLISVPDAVGFYERIGMSRMPDAFWFNRKR, encoded by the coding sequence ATGGCTGAACGTTCCCACATCCTGTACGCAAGCGAACCGGCGCTCGACGCCGCCGAGTTCCGCCGCGTGCTGATCGAATCCGGCCTTGGCGAGACACGCCCCATCGATGACGAAGCCCGGCTGAAGACGATGCTGTCGGGCGCCAACCTGGTGCTGACGGCCCGCCTCGATATCGCCGGCAAGCCGCTGGTCGGCGTTGCCCGTGGCATCACCGACTTTTCCTGGGTCTGCTATATCTCGGAACTTGCCGTTTCCGGATCGGCACAGGGGCTTGGCATCGGCAAGGGCCTGCTGAACGAGGCGCGGCTCCAGCTTGGTCCCTCCGTCGCCATCAGCCTGATCTCCGTGCCCGACGCCGTCGGTTTCTACGAACGCATCGGCATGTCCAGGATGCCCGACGCCTTCTGGTTCAACCGCAAGCGCTGA